A single Sander lucioperca isolate FBNREF2018 chromosome 24, SLUC_FBN_1.2, whole genome shotgun sequence DNA region contains:
- the LOC118494509 gene encoding neoverrucotoxin subunit alpha-like: MRRGKHDELADRLQSKSLAADGKRKLKSKMQEKFQRVFEGVAEAGNPTPLNEMFREIYLIKGGTAEELEDSGVELISVGLKSPHCTLETLSLSGCLISEEGCSSLVSALSSNPSHLRELDLSYNHPGDSGVKLELTLDTNTVNRYLKLSDNNRKVTNVLGDQPYPDHPERFDCLWPQLLCRDGLTGRCYWEVERKGDVHVAVSYRGIRRRGQTADCMFGCNDQSWSLRCSDDGYSVSHNDIQTSIPSSSVSGRVAVYVDVPAGSLSFYSVSSDSLIHLHTFNTTFTEPLYPGFGIRFSAGASVSLCPLKDGESPPVR, from the exons ATGAGGAGAGGAAAGCATGACGAGCTGGCTGACCGTCTGCAGagca AAAGTCTTGCTGCAGATGGTAAGCGTAAACTCAAATCTAAGATGCAGGAGAAGTTCCAGCGTGTGTTTGAGGGGGTTGCTGaagcaggaaacccaacccCTCTGAATGAGATGTTCAGAGAGATCTACCTCATaaagggagggactgcagag gagctggaggattcaggagtggagctgatctctgttggactgaagagtccacactgcacactggagactctcag tctgtcaggctgtctgatctcagaggaaggctgttcttctctggtctcagctctgagctccaacccctcccatctgagagagctggacctgagctacaatcatccaggagactcaggagtgaagcta gaactcacactggacacaaacacagtgaacagatacctcaaactgtctgacaacaacaggaaggtgacaaaTGTGTTAGGGgatcagccatatcctgatcatccagagaggtttgactgcCTTtggcctcagctgctgtgtagagatggtctgactggtcgctgttactgggaggttgagaggaaAGGAGATGTTCATGTAGCAGtaagttacagaggaatcaggaggagaggacagaCTGCTGACTGTATGTTTGGatgtaatgatcagtcctggagtctgaggTGCTCTGATGATGGTTACTCTGTCAGTCACAATGACATACAAACATccatcccctcctcctctgtctctggtagagtagcagtgtatgtggacgttcctgctggctctctgtccttctactcagtctcctctgactcactgatccacctccacaccttcaacaccacattcactgaaCCTCTGTATCCTGGGTTTGGGATCAGGTTCAGTGCTGGtgcctcagtgtctctgtgtcctctgaaggacggagagtctcctcctgtcagATAA
- the LOC116044801 gene encoding E3 ubiquitin-protein ligase TRIM63-like gives MDIQTGQVVRPLSAMESMERQLSCPICLDMFTKPVVILPCQHNLCRGCANDLYESRNPYHYSGGTFRCPTCRFEVVLDRHGVFGLQRNLLVENIIDIYKQQQESKAGDGPDGEDAPLKDTDAKQPRCSEHEEERINIFCITCQTPTCSLCKVFGQHKDCEVSPLHAVYQKQKGELRSAVELLAAANACIQATMAQMDDTCALIQENGELQRRRLGESFDLLFAILEERKGELLERVSGEERDKVSVLRALTETYKQQLQLGVQLQERLTQSLQANGAAEFLLAAKQLQEEARQAASGAAALQRPEPGYESMEHLSVDTSQAEALLAVMDFRHGGEEAARDADRD, from the coding sequence ATGGACATCCAGACGGGTCAGGTGGTGCGTCCGCTGAGCGCCATGGAGAGCATGGAGCGGCAGCTGAGCTGCCCCATCTGCCTGGACATGTTCACCAAGCCCGTGGTCATCCTGCCGTGCCAGCACAACCTGTGCCGCGGCTGCGCCAACGACCTCTACGAATCCCGCAACCCGTACCACTACTCAGGCGGCACCTTCCGCTGCCCAACCTGCCGCTTCGAGGTGGTACTGGACCGCCACGGCGTGTTCGGGCTGCAGAGGAACCTGCTGGTCGAGAACATCATCGACATCTAcaagcagcagcaggagagcAAGGCGGGCGACGGGCCGGACGGCGAGGACGCCCCGCTGAAGGACACGGACGCCAAGCAGCCGCGTTGCTCGGAGCACGAGGAAGAGCGCATCAACATCTTCTGCATCACCTGCCAGACGCCCACCTGCTCGCTGTGCAAGGTGTTCGGCCAGCACAAGGACTGCGAGGTGTCCCCGCTGCATGCCGTGTACCAGAAACAGAAGGGCGAGCTGCGCTCGGCCGTGGAGTTGCTCGCCGCCGCCAACGCCTGCATTCAGGCCACGATGGCGCAGATGGACGACACGTGTGCGCTGATCCAGGAGAACGGTGAGCTGCAGCGCAGGCGCCTGGGCGAGAGCTTTGATCTGCTGTTCGCCATCCTGGAGGAGCGGAAAGGCGAGCTCCTGGAGCGCGTCAGCGGCGAGGAGCGGGACAAAGTGTCGGTGCTCAGGGCGCTGACGGAGACGTacaagcagcagctgcagctggGCGTGCAGCTGCAGGAGCGGCTGACGCAGAGTCTGCAGGCGAACGGCGCCGCGGAGTTCCTGCTCGCCGCCAAGCAGCTGCAGGAGGAGGCGCGGCAAGCGGCGAGCGGAGCGGCCGCGCTGCAGAGGCCCGAGCCGGGCTACGAGAGCATGGAGCACCTCAGCGTGGACACCAGTCAGGCTGAGGCGCTGCTCGCCGTCATGGACTTCAGACACGGTGGCGAGGAGGCAGCGCGGGACGCAGACAGAGActaa